Below is a genomic region from Marinobacter salarius.
CAGTACGACCGTCATACCGACGAAGCGATTGGCGATGGGATTCTCGGAGCTCCGGCCTATGTGTTGGATGGCGAACAGTTCTGGGGCCAGGATCGAGTTGAACTATTGTCCGAAACCATGGCTTCAAAAGCCTAATTGCGCGACCGCCTATTACCATCCTCTGGCGGGCCGGAGCCAATAACGACGTTCCGCGCCAGAGGTATCCAACGACGATCGCGACAAAATTTCCGAACGTCGGGATTGGGTCGATCGGCCCCTCAGCGACGCTGGGGGGGTACCCAGACTTTTTTAATTAATTCCATTCTGATAAGCAATATTCCGCGCGCGCTGAGCCTGTCGTCGATCCGCTAGCCCGACCACCAGAATTCCCAGACCAACCAAGCAGAACCCGAAAATATCCGAGCCGCTCGGCTGTTCATTCAGAACAACGGCAGATGAGAGCAGCCCAACCGCTGGAACCGCGGCGGAACTCAGCGACATGGTCACTGCGGGTAAAGACCGGATGGCACCGACCTGAGCTGCAACGCAAAGGCCCGATGCAATGGCGCCGCTGAAGAAGATGTTCACCAGAAAAGCTGGCTCCCATCGGATGGTAGCAAGGTCTTCCACGAAAAGGGCCAAGGGTACCAATAGCAGCAATGACGAAAGCAGTTGCCAGGGTATCAGCGACAGCACATCCCCGCGCCACTGATGCCGACGGACATGAATCAGTCCTGCCGTCCAGACAATCGTCGCCAGAACGATCAATCCGCCCCCGGTCACCATCCCTTCAGCGTGCCAGTCGACGGTCAGTGGATTAAATATAGCCAGCAGTCCAGCGAGTCCAAATCCGGCACCCAATGCCCTGAACAAGGTTAAGCGCTCGCCGAGGAACAAGGCGGCTGCCGGCACCACCCAGATTGGTGAAGTATAGGCCAGAATCGCCGCCCGACCGGCGGGCATATACTGCATGCCAAAGGTCACCAAGGTGATAAACCCCATGTTCTGAAGAATGCCCACGGAGAAAACCACCGGTATGTCCGCCCGGTGCGGCATCCGGAGAATGCCCATCATTCGCGCAATCAAGAACATGGTGAGGGTCCCGAGGACCATCCTCAAGGTCGTGTACAACAGCGGCGGGCTGTAGGCCAGGCCTATCTTCATGATGGGGAAATTAATCCCCCAGGCCAGTGCGGTAAAGGCCACCAGCAGGTACCCGTTGCGCCAAGCATAGCCGGCACCCGATGCAGGCATTACCGAAGTAGACCGCGACATGGTCAGTGCTCGACCTTCAATGCACTCTCATGCCAGTTACGCAGTGCCCGGTCGGACATCCAGACCATCAGTGCGAACAACAGGATTCCCGTTACGGTGATCAGAATCAGCGCCGCAAACATTTTGGGAATCTGCAGATTGTAGCCGGATTGCAGGATCATGTAGGCCAGGCCGGCCTTGGCTCCCCCGGTACCAGCAACGAACTCGGCCACCACCGCACCGATCAAAGCCAGCCCGGAACTGATGCGCAAGCCTCCGAAGAAGTAAGGCAGGGCGCTCGGAACACGTAAACGCACCAATTCCTGCCAGCGGCTGGTGCGATACATCCGGAACATGCTCAACAGGTTCGGATCGACACTTCGCAGCCCCAGTGTGGTGTTGGAGATAATCGGGAAAATAGCTACGATCACCGCACAGATGGTCAGAGCCCACGTGGTGTCGTTTACCCAGATGATGATCAATGGCGCAATGGCCACAATCGGTGTTACCTGCATCAGCACCGCATAGGGGAACAGACTGATCTCAATCCACTTGCTCTGCACGAACAGCAACGAGGCCGCCACTCCCAGAACCACCGAAATAGCAAAGGCCAGGAAGGTTACCTTGAGGGTCATCATCAAGGCATTAAACAGCGAATTGAAATCAGACACCAGCGACTGCCCGATATCCACGGGGCTGGGCACAATGTATTTCGGTACTTCAAACGCCACCACCGTCAATTGCCACATCAGAAGCACCAAGACTCCCACAAGCAAAGGGGCAGCGACCTGAACAAAGCGCTCGTTCTGGATCAATGGTGTTTTCATGAATCACTCCCCTCTTTGCTTTCTCCCATGGCACTGGCTCGCTCAAGAGCCATCGACACCTGCCGACAATATCCGGCAAATTCGGTGGATACCCGGAAATCAGGGGAACGGGGATAGGGTTCTTTGATTTCGATGTCATCCACGATCCGTCCGGGGCGAGCCGCCATGACAACCACCCGACTGGACAGATAGACCGCCTCGTAAACACTGTGAGTCACGAAGACAATGGTCCAGCCCTTTTCTCGCCAGAGCTTCAGAACATCGTCATTCAGCTTGTTGCGGGTCATCTCGTCGAGGGCTCCGAAAGGTTCATCCATCAACAACAGGTTAGGTTCGGTTACCATGGCCCGGGCGATGGACGCTCGCATTTGCATGCCGCCGGAAAGCTCTCTCGGGAAGCTCTCATCAAACCCCGTCAGGCCCACCATATCGAGGGCGTCATCAATCTTTTTCTCGACTTCCGGTGCATTACCAGCGTGGTCCAGATCCAGCGGGAGACGAATATTTTTACGTACCCGAGCCCAGGGCATCAGCGTGGCATTCTGAAACACGAAGGCCAGCTTCCGGCCCTTGCTGCCAACCACTCCGTAATCCTGCTCCCACCATTTGACCGTACCGGTGGTCACTTCACCCAGGCCCGCCATAATCCGGAGTAAGGTACTCTTGCCGCACCCGGAAGGCCCCAGGAGGCTGACGAACTCCCCCTGTTTTATAGTCAGATCGGCTCCTTTCAGAGCGACCGTGCCATTGCTGTAGATTTTGTTAACCCCGTCCACCTGCAGGACCGGTCTGCCCGGGGCGAGCGCCTCTGGCGCTGGAGCCATAACATTCGGCTCCCGGGCCGGATTCAGGGGTGTTACTTTGTCCGCTGTCATAATGATATCTCCAGGGCCGATCAATGGCGTCACCGACCGGCATCAGGATAGGGTTCGATGCTTACGGCAGCACCGGCTCTTCGGGCAGAAATTCCAGGGTGAAAACCTTGCTGAGATCAAGATCTGCCGACGCAAGGCCTGCGCCAACCATGAAATCCTTGATCTTCGTCCAACGTTCTTCGGTCATCACTCCAATTCCCTGGGTTCCCGCGTCGCCGCCAGTCACCAGTTCGTAGTCCTTGATCTTTTCGATGCCATAGGCAATTTGCTCAGGCGTCATCTCAGGGTTTTCCTGCATGATGAGCTTGTTCCCGGGCTCCGGGTTCTCCAGGTAGCTTTGCCAGCCTTCCATGCTTGCCTGCACAAACCGTTTGACCACGTCTGGCCGCTCTTCAATCATGTCGGTTGTGGTTTCGATGGTGGTGGCGTACGGAGGGTAACCGTAGTCCGACAACAGGAAGACGTTCGGCTCAATTCCCCCTTTCTGGATTGCAAAAGGCTCCGACGAGAGGTAGCCCTGCTGAACAATGCTTTCATCGGTCAGAAATGGCGCAACACTGAAGGTATAGGCGTGCACAACATCGTCTTCGAACCCGTACTCTGCCTTCAGCCATGGCCAAAAGGTGGAATGGGCATGGGTTGCCAGATAAATGGGCAGGCCCTCTTCCTTGATCTGCTCAATGGATTCAACGTGGGGATGCGCAACCAATGACTGAGGATCTCCCTGCATGGAGGCAGCCACGGTCATAACGGGCAAGCCCTTCTCGACCGCGTTAATGTTGCCAATGGGATAGCCCATGAGCAGGTCATAGCGCCCAGTTACCAACAACTGGGTTCCGTTTACCTGCGGGCCACCCATTCTGATTTCTACATCCAGCCCGTGCCCCTCGTAAAGGCCTGTTGCCAGTGCTTGATAAAAGCCACCATGCTCAGCTTGGGCATACCAGTTGGTTCCAAATACGACCTTATCCAACTCGTCCGCATTTACCGGCGAAAAAGCGACCAGGCCGGCCATCATGATCGAACCACCCAGAACGGTGCTTAGCTTCATCTTCATGGATACTCTCCTAGACCAGGCGGTTTACGCCTCTTTTAATTGACCAATTGCTCAGGTTTTATAAGGCAACCTTCATGCCATATAAGAAATAAGTTTTTATTATTTAATATCATTAGCTTAAAAAATATAGAACACAGAAAAACGCACCAGTTTTAAACAAACTCTGGCCAACTGCTCTACTTTTGAACAAGCCAAAAAAAACCGCCCGAAGGCGGCAAAAGGACTACACAACGTCACGCTTACACCATTCCCTCGACCTAGGTGGCGTATGCCGCAAGTTCAACCGACGATGGCTCGAGTGTTACCCAGCCTGACAGTCTCGCCACCCTTGCCCCCAATGCACGGGCAATGGCAAGTTCGTTCTCGTCAACTCCCCTGTTTCCATCGAATCCAGTAACCGTTGTCGCCCCATAGGGCGAACCTCCTTTTTCAGTCCGCACCAACTCCGGAACACTGTGGGGAACACCGGCCAACACCATCCCATGCTGCATGAAGGGCAATAAAAGAGAGAGCAACGTCATCTCGTTTCCAGAATGCATACCTCCCGTGGAGGTAAACGCAGCCCCCACTTTGCCGATCAAGGCACCTTGCCGCCAAAGAGGTGCCACTTCATCGATAAACGCCCTAAGCGGTGTACTCATCAACCCATATCGGGTGGGAGACCCCCAGACAATTCCTTTTGCCCAGTCAAGATCATCGGCAGTGGCTCTGGGTAGCGCACGGAATTCTGCCTGGGCCGCAATAAAATCAGCCCGTTCCGAGTCCACACTGAATTCGGGCTCATCTATGGCCACTCGGCAAAGACGAACTTCCGCACCTTCCGACAATGCGCCTGACGCCACTGCTCGGGCGAGCGCCAGTGTGCTGCCGTATCGGGAATCAACAACCACGGTGACACGGCTTGCTGTCATGACGCCCTCCTTCATTGTCCGTGCTTCTGCCAAAATACTTCATGCACTTTTGCTGCATCGTCCTCCAGGACCGGCCCGATCACCTCGACTTCGCGCTGTCCGGAATCAAACACCTGCCGGCAGGGCAGATCGAGCGTCGGATTTTCGGGATGGTTGCCGGTAATGTTCTTCAGCCGGTGTTCACTGAGCCCGTAGACTATTCTCCCCAAACCGGCCCAGTAGGCCGAACCGGCACACATGCAACAAGGCTCTGCGGATACGTACATGGTGCAACCGGCCAGAAAGTCTGGACGCCAGGCCTTGCTGGCCCGAGTCATCAGAACGCGCTCGGCATGACCTGTCATATCACGGTCCGGGAGGTAAGCGTTGCCCTGCTCCATCAAGACAGAGCCTTCACTGTCGACCAACAAGGCGGCAAACGGATGTACTCCGTCTTCCGCCAGCCCGTTTGCCATGGCGATGACCTTTTGCATCATTGCCAGATCGGTATTGTTCAATCTTTCCTGTTCAGACAATTCGTTAACCTCTTATGACATGCTTAGCCCTGTTTTTTGGGCAGGCTCCATGGGAAAAAGATCTGCTGCGCCCAGTGCACCGACTTGAACAGCAACAGGCTGACCACTGCCAGAAAGAACAGCCCCGCGAAGGCCTGCGGAATCCGGAAAAACGACGTCGAGAACTGAATGAAGTAACCCAGTCCCTCTTCGGCGGCAACAAATTCCGCCACCACGGCGCCGATAATGGCCAGAGTGATGGCCACGCGCAGGCCGCTGAAAATATGCGGAATGGCGTAAGGAATCCGGATCTGCCAGGTTTCCCTACGCAGCGGGGCATCCAGCGAACGACTCAATTCAACCAGTTCATCGGGGGTTTCGTTGATCCCGGTCGCAGTCGAAACCACCAGCGGGAAGAACGTCAGCAGGCAGGTAATCAATACCCGTGATGGGTCATCGGACCCCATCAATACGATGATCAGTGGCGCAACCGCCACCACCGGGGTGGATTGAACCACCACCAGTAACGGAAAGAGAGTGCGCGACAGCAGCTCCGATCGCATCATGGCGATGGCAATGGGAATCGCCACCAGGATGGACGCCGCGAACCCCATCAAAGCCACCCGCAGGGTCGCCCACAGATGGGTAAACCAGCGGCTCATCTCCACATTGAAAAAAGCCTCGACGATGGCCGAGGGGGCTGGCAATACATAGGCCGGCAAAGAGAACCCCTGACAAACCAGTTCCCATAGCAGAACCAGCGCCACAAAGAACAACCAGGGCGCCGCCGTCAACAGGGAGCGGCCGGCCCTATTCTCAAGCTTCAGGCTCATAGATATGCTTCCTCAGTCGCTCAGTTAACTGGCCGAATCTGGGTTCGGATATGGTTTGGGTCGTGCGTGGCCTAGGCAGGTCCACATCCACCATCTCCAACACGGTACCGGGGCGCTTGCTCATCACCAGCACCCGGTCTGCCAGCAGCACGGCTTCGGCGATGGAATGGGTAATGAATAGCACGGTCTTGGGGTTTTCCTGCCAGATTTTCAGAAGATCGAACCCGATCTGCTCCCGAGTCATTGCATCGAGTGCCGAGAAAGGTTCATCCATCAACAGAATATCCGGGTTCAGCAACAGCGCCCGAACGATTCCGACCCGTTGCTGCATGCCGCCAGAGAGCTCATTCGGCATCTTGTTGGCAAAACTTTCCAGGCCCGCCATGGCCAGCAAGGCGTCCGCACGCTTTTCATCGTCACGACCGTAACGGCCGAACTTGTGCTTGAGCGGGAAAAGCACGTTCTTTCGGACAGTCAGCCAAGGCAACAGCGTTGGTTTCTGAAACACGATACCAACGTCGTCCCGGGGTCCGGAGACCTGCTTTCCAAATACCGAGACCTGTCCCTCTGTTGGGGTCAACAGCCCGGCAATCATCCGCAGCAAGGTGGATTTTCCGCAGCCGGAAGGTCCCACCACCGCCACGAACTCGTGACGGCGGATGTCCAGTTCAATACCGGTGACCGCGGGCGGGATTGCCGGGTTGGGATCGTAACGGTGCCCGACTCCGGAGAGCCGCACAAACGGACGATTAGTGGCGGGCTCAGTCATGCTTACAGCGCCTCAAAAAGGGTCCGGTCGATGATGATTTCCGGGTCCAGTGCATCACCGGCCAGTTTCTCGGCTTGCGCCACCCAGCTCCAGGTCAGCGCCACACGTTCCTCAGTGAGGGCTCCCAGGCCATCCCGGTCGCTGACGTCGTTCATAACCAACTTCATGGTGTCGCCAATCTGGCCGGTTGCTACATCGACATCCACTTCCGGCACCATGCTGTTCAGAGCTTCGGCTGCCTTGCGCGGATTCTCGCTGGTGAACTTGAGAGACTTGTCAAAAGCCCGCAAGAAGCGCTTGGCCACGTCCGGACGCTCACTCAGGAAGGCCTCGCTGGCCACCACGGATGCCGAGTAAAGTTCCAGTCCGGCATCGGACCATGGCAGTACCACCAGCTCGTTACCGGTGGCTTTGGCCTGATCTGCAAACAGGGCGATATTCGTGACCCAGGCAATGATGGCGTCGGTTCCACCGTTCATCAGCATCGGCCCCAGGGCACCTGGGTCAGCCTTGGTCAAACTCACCGCATCCTCAGCCATGCCGTTCTCTTTTAGCACCAGCGGCAGGAACGCATTGGAGGATGTGAACGGTGATGTAGCGACTTTCTTGCCCTCGATATCCGTCATCTCGCTGATGTCGGCCTTCTGCAAGGTAAAGAACGCATGAGGTGCCTGGTTGAAGATGCTATAGACGGCTGTCACCGGCAGACTATTGTCCTGGACCTTGGCTGCCATCAGCGCCCCGATGTCTGCGCTGCCGATGTCGGCTTGTCCGGTGGCAATCTTGGTAATCGCGTCGGTCGAACCCCGGCCACTGGCGATTTTGACTTCCAGGCCTTCGGCTTCAAAGAATCCCTCCTGTACACCTACATACACCGGTGACTTATCCCCCCCTGGCAGCCAATCCAGTTGGTAAACCACTTTGTCGGCCGCCAATGCTGCCTGAGCCATCAACCCGCCAGCCAGTGAGGCAGCGATCAGAATCGAGCGTTTGAAACCTTTGTGCATGAGTATTCTCCTTCGGGTTTAATCTTTCCGAGCTTTATTGATCATTCGGTCAGGTTTTAAAACTGAACTGCAAAGGACAGGCCAGAATATGTCTGTTACCGCACAATTCGTTGGAAACCTCACCTTTACCGCTGAAAACACTCCAGTTTCCGGGCCTGTGTTGCGTGTGGAAGGCCAGCCCACACATCTCTACATGTAAGCCCAAACAAGCGCTGGACCGCGTTTTATGGCGCGCGAATCTGGTGCATTAAATGGGGAGCCGCCCTGATATGAAGCCTTTACGAAATCCGCTGCAACGCCACTGAACCCTCGAAAACCGTGGTATTTCCGGCCATCCGCCCGACCAACGATATTTCTTGATTGGCACGCTTTGTGAATTACTGACCACATGGACAGTTTTAGAATCGTAAACCGGAGTTAAAGCATGAGCAGCACGAATGAAACAGGCGGTTCATTACCCATCATTGACCTGTCGTTACTCTCGGGAACCGAGCAACAAAGGCAGGCGCTGACGAGCTCGCTGACCGAAGCCTGTCTGCATACGGGGTTCTTCTATATCCGCGAACATGGCATCCCCCCAGAGCTGATCGATCAGGTATTCAGGGAGTCACAGGCTCTGTTCAACCTGCCAAAAGAACACAAACAGGCGATCCACAAGGCTCACTCCCGAGCGAACCGAGGCTATGAATCAATGAGGGGGCAGACTTTGGAGACCGGCGCGCCCCCAGACTTGAAAGAAGGGTTCTACATAGGCGAAGAGCTGGACGAAACCGACCCCCGCGTACAGGCCGGCCGATTCAACCAGGGTGGAAACCAATGGCCAGAAACACTGCCCGGCTTCCGCAACACCATGACCTCATACTTCAACGCCATGAACCAGCTCAGCACCCGCATAATGGAGGCTCTGGCCCTAACCCTGGATCTGAAACCGGACTTTTTTACGGACTTCTGCCACCAACCATTATCCACCCTGAGATTGCTGCACTACCCACCTCAAC
It encodes:
- a CDS encoding DMT family transporter, whose protein sequence is MSRSTSVMPASGAGYAWRNGYLLVAFTALAWGINFPIMKIGLAYSPPLLYTTLRMVLGTLTMFLIARMMGILRMPHRADIPVVFSVGILQNMGFITLVTFGMQYMPAGRAAILAYTSPIWVVPAAALFLGERLTLFRALGAGFGLAGLLAIFNPLTVDWHAEGMVTGGGLIVLATIVWTAGLIHVRRHQWRGDVLSLIPWQLLSSLLLLVPLALFVEDLATIRWEPAFLVNIFFSGAIASGLCVAAQVGAIRSLPAVTMSLSSAAVPAVGLLSSAVVLNEQPSGSDIFGFCLVGLGILVVGLADRRQAQRARNIAYQNGIN
- a CDS encoding ABC transporter permease; this translates as MKTPLIQNERFVQVAAPLLVGVLVLLMWQLTVVAFEVPKYIVPSPVDIGQSLVSDFNSLFNALMMTLKVTFLAFAISVVLGVAASLLFVQSKWIEISLFPYAVLMQVTPIVAIAPLIIIWVNDTTWALTICAVIVAIFPIISNTTLGLRSVDPNLLSMFRMYRTSRWQELVRLRVPSALPYFFGGLRISSGLALIGAVVAEFVAGTGGAKAGLAYMILQSGYNLQIPKMFAALILITVTGILLFALMVWMSDRALRNWHESALKVEH
- a CDS encoding ABC transporter ATP-binding protein translates to MTADKVTPLNPAREPNVMAPAPEALAPGRPVLQVDGVNKIYSNGTVALKGADLTIKQGEFVSLLGPSGCGKSTLLRIMAGLGEVTTGTVKWWEQDYGVVGSKGRKLAFVFQNATLMPWARVRKNIRLPLDLDHAGNAPEVEKKIDDALDMVGLTGFDESFPRELSGGMQMRASIARAMVTEPNLLLMDEPFGALDEMTRNKLNDDVLKLWREKGWTIVFVTHSVYEAVYLSSRVVVMAARPGRIVDDIEIKEPYPRSPDFRVSTEFAGYCRQVSMALERASAMGESKEGSDS
- a CDS encoding ABC transporter substrate-binding protein produces the protein MKMKLSTVLGGSIMMAGLVAFSPVNADELDKVVFGTNWYAQAEHGGFYQALATGLYEGHGLDVEIRMGGPQVNGTQLLVTGRYDLLMGYPIGNINAVEKGLPVMTVAASMQGDPQSLVAHPHVESIEQIKEEGLPIYLATHAHSTFWPWLKAEYGFEDDVVHAYTFSVAPFLTDESIVQQGYLSSEPFAIQKGGIEPNVFLLSDYGYPPYATTIETTTDMIEERPDVVKRFVQASMEGWQSYLENPEPGNKLIMQENPEMTPEQIAYGIEKIKDYELVTGGDAGTQGIGVMTEERWTKIKDFMVGAGLASADLDLSKVFTLEFLPEEPVLP
- the wrbA gene encoding NAD(P)H:quinone oxidoreductase, translating into MTASRVTVVVDSRYGSTLALARAVASGALSEGAEVRLCRVAIDEPEFSVDSERADFIAAQAEFRALPRATADDLDWAKGIVWGSPTRYGLMSTPLRAFIDEVAPLWRQGALIGKVGAAFTSTGGMHSGNEMTLLSLLLPFMQHGMVLAGVPHSVPELVRTEKGGSPYGATTVTGFDGNRGVDENELAIARALGARVARLSGWVTLEPSSVELAAYAT
- a CDS encoding nucleoside deaminase, which codes for MMQKVIAMANGLAEDGVHPFAALLVDSEGSVLMEQGNAYLPDRDMTGHAERVLMTRASKAWRPDFLAGCTMYVSAEPCCMCAGSAYWAGLGRIVYGLSEHRLKNITGNHPENPTLDLPCRQVFDSGQREVEVIGPVLEDDAAKVHEVFWQKHGQ
- a CDS encoding ABC transporter permease — its product is MSLKLENRAGRSLLTAAPWLFFVALVLLWELVCQGFSLPAYVLPAPSAIVEAFFNVEMSRWFTHLWATLRVALMGFAASILVAIPIAIAMMRSELLSRTLFPLLVVVQSTPVVAVAPLIIVLMGSDDPSRVLITCLLTFFPLVVSTATGINETPDELVELSRSLDAPLRRETWQIRIPYAIPHIFSGLRVAITLAIIGAVVAEFVAAEEGLGYFIQFSTSFFRIPQAFAGLFFLAVVSLLLFKSVHWAQQIFFPWSLPKKQG
- a CDS encoding ABC transporter ATP-binding protein, whose protein sequence is MTEPATNRPFVRLSGVGHRYDPNPAIPPAVTGIELDIRRHEFVAVVGPSGCGKSTLLRMIAGLLTPTEGQVSVFGKQVSGPRDDVGIVFQKPTLLPWLTVRKNVLFPLKHKFGRYGRDDEKRADALLAMAGLESFANKMPNELSGGMQQRVGIVRALLLNPDILLMDEPFSALDAMTREQIGFDLLKIWQENPKTVLFITHSIAEAVLLADRVLVMSKRPGTVLEMVDVDLPRPRTTQTISEPRFGQLTERLRKHIYEPEA
- a CDS encoding ABC transporter substrate-binding protein, with protein sequence MHKGFKRSILIAASLAGGLMAQAALAADKVVYQLDWLPGGDKSPVYVGVQEGFFEAEGLEVKIASGRGSTDAITKIATGQADIGSADIGALMAAKVQDNSLPVTAVYSIFNQAPHAFFTLQKADISEMTDIEGKKVATSPFTSSNAFLPLVLKENGMAEDAVSLTKADPGALGPMLMNGGTDAIIAWVTNIALFADQAKATGNELVVLPWSDAGLELYSASVVASEAFLSERPDVAKRFLRAFDKSLKFTSENPRKAAEALNSMVPEVDVDVATGQIGDTMKLVMNDVSDRDGLGALTEERVALTWSWVAQAEKLAGDALDPEIIIDRTLFEAL
- a CDS encoding isopenicillin N synthase family dioxygenase, whose translation is MSSTNETGGSLPIIDLSLLSGTEQQRQALTSSLTEACLHTGFFYIREHGIPPELIDQVFRESQALFNLPKEHKQAIHKAHSRANRGYESMRGQTLETGAPPDLKEGFYIGEELDETDPRVQAGRFNQGGNQWPETLPGFRNTMTSYFNAMNQLSTRIMEALALTLDLKPDFFTDFCHQPLSTLRLLHYPPQPAQPAPGEKGCGAHTDFGGITVLLLDDKPGLQVWDVRCEQWIEAKPIPGTFVVNLGDMIARWTNDCYRSTLHRVVNTSGAERYSVPFFFSGNPDHTVTCLPTCLSEGEQPHYPSTTVEAHLMEMYRRTYA